The Arachis duranensis cultivar V14167 chromosome 9, aradu.V14167.gnm2.J7QH, whole genome shotgun sequence genomic sequence TGCTGAAAATTCATGGTGCAACTTCCAAATTGGCTTTTCCTGGAAGTTCTTCAGCCATCGACCTAACTCCGCCACACACCTTGCATCTTAACGCTAACCAATGCCCGTGTGCAATTGTGGACCCGATTGCCACAACTCATCCTTATCCATGGCAGTGCGGTAATACCATGAggatactttttgtcttctagAGAACATCATCTTCTCTCATAGAGAGAGCAACAAGAGATCTTCTCCTTCAACGCCTTGTGCAAACCTGATTGTATCAACACATCCTTGACTTGTATTTGCCACAagccaaaattgattcttccatcaaatttctctGTTTCAAGCTTCACAGCACTTGAATATCCTGACATTGTTGCAACCGTATACTGGAATAGTATAACTTAATTGTAGACCGTGCACTAGGAAGGGTCCCCAGGAAAGAGAGGTGGGTCACaatggacacacttaaataccagGTCTTTCCTTAGCCAGAACCTTTTCCAAGCTACACTCCACAGAGTCACACTGccttccagcaacaacaacagcaaccaaagatcaacctcaagccacaggacaaaattcttttctgatgtGGAAGGTCAGACTAGGCTGCAACCACAAAGTATACTAAGAATAAATCCCACCAAAtcgaagctctgataccacttgttgggaataagacaccattccccccttgagaaaacacctttgacagagaaataaaatagacacaatcacaacacaagaatttaacgtgaaaactccaattaccggagaaaaaaaccacggccgttgtcaaatgacaaccagagaatatcactatgtgaaaattgttacaacacatagacttctttctctctaacaccggcaccccagtacacccacactctctcaaagcaaatatctaaNNNNNNNNNNNacctcacaacactctctaatcaaagagtacagaggaaaagaaaaatcagatacaagcttaaagtgtttctgactggtgcaaaaacaaatggagaacttagcctcatatttatagcctaggccacccactccatttaCTATCCTAAGAAATGttggactaattcaaccaaattctaaCAATCTCCACCTTGATTGAAATAGTCACACATCTTCAGTTTTCATAGTCAACACCGATAATTCTTTGCTATCATTGTCTATACCGATAATCATAGTTTAGAGAACTATCATACTCCACCATGAAAGTATACTCACTTGGAATTAGACCACTCCAAGCATTTTGCCTTGGTACAGATCGAAACCTTGCTGAAAATTCATGGTGCAACTCCAAATTGGCTTTTCCTGGAAGTTCTTCAGCCATTGACCTAACTCCGCCACACACCTTGCATCTCAACACCAACCAATGCCCGTGTGCAATTGTGGACCCGATTGCCACAACTTATCCTTATCCATGGCAGTGCAGTAATACCATGAGGATACTTCTTGTCTTCTAGAGAACATCATCTTCTCTCATAGAGAGAGCAACCAGAGATCTTCTCCTGCAACGCCTTGTGCAAACCTGATTGTATCAACACATCCTTGACTTGTATTTGCCACAagccaaaattgattcttccatcaaatttctctatttcaagCTTCACAACACTTGAATATCCTGACATTGTTGCAACCGTATACTGGAATAGTATAATTCAACTATAGACTGTGCACTAGGAAGGGTCCCCAGGAAAGAGAGGTGGGTCACaatggacacacttaaataccaggtctttccttagccagaacctttccaaactacactctcacagtgtcacactgccttccagcaacaacaacagcaaccaaagatcaacctcaagttacaggacaaaattcttttctgatgtGGAAGGTCAGACTAGGCTGCAACCACAGAGCATACTAAGAATAAATCCCACTGAAccgaagctctgataccacttgttgggaataagacaccattcccccttgagaaaacacctttgacagagaaataaaatagacacaatcacaacacaatagtttaacgtggaaactccaattatcggagaaaaatgaatttaacgtgaaaactccaattaccggagaaaaaaccacggccgttgtcaaatgacaaccagagaatatcactatgtgaaaattgttacaacacatagacttctttctctctaacaccggcaccccagtacacccacactctctcaaagcaaatatctaattacacctcacaacactctctaatcaaagagtacagaggaaaagaaaaatcagatacaagcttaaagtgtttctgactggtgcaaaaacaaatggagaacttagcctcatatttatagcctaggccacccatTCCATTTGCTATTCTAaacaatgtgggactaattcaaccaaatcctaacacTATCTTGCCTATGATTTTCAGTATCATCATTACTAAGGTCAATAACATCTAATCCaccaaaattagaaaaatttgaatattgtaAATTTGAACTAGATTGTATGAGTCTGAAGGATGTGTTAGAAGAGCCATCGACGCCAAATGAATCATGTCTTGATGCACTAAAttgagttgaaaacaaaaaaaaatgttggaGTAACATTCCGATAAAGAGGTtaaatatagaagaaaatagATAATGTTATATCTGTGAATTTTGATCGTGTGGTtgaaatacataaaattgattattgtaagaaacttgaaaattaaaattagaaagattttgtggatttaaactttaaaatatatttagtaaCGTGAAGTTTTAATTTGGAATTTAAGAGTTTGAAGGTTGATATTGTTGGGTATTTAGATTCTGAacaaaattttgtaaataattaaaaaaaataaaattgatttggatttattttttttaccaaaaaaaatattaacaaaactttaagtttaaaaatttaagaaaaaatttaaaaaaattgtaaaaatagaaattatatatataatatgttttaattgtaataattttaaaaatatttttattttattttattatttacacgcgtttaaatttttttttttttgaaaagcttAGTCTCTCACTCTTTCTAAAGATGGCTTCATTTGTCTCAGAGTGATGAGAAGGAACTCAACTTCATTCTCTTCCCATGTCTGAATCTTTACTTTTTGTGAGAGAAATAGTGAATggggtttttattttatgattgtcATACATGATTTAAGATTTAGCTAACATATATCTTAAAAGTACatgataatattatcattaataaaatattttaaatattttaatttatcgtgtcttaaaattagataaatcctttgatataatatataaaatcacATAACTttgaatttaaaagattttatgtgtcataaaatataatttttaaattcactctttataattattgaaaatagacttttaattgttaaaaaaattaaaaaaataagatatNNNNNNNNNNNNNNNNNNNNNNNNNNNNNNNNNNNNNNNNNNNNNNNNNNNNNNtttaatatttttattaatatttttttatctcacttataaaattaattatgaaatCATATTctacttttttaattaataaaaaaattgagaaaatttaTTGTGGTAGTCATTTGGATCAGATGTACGTATCTGAAAATTGTTTCTCATACAAAGTGATGAAGATTTAGTGGAACATATGTTTacaaaagaagaataagaaacattccatatttgttttttttttggttaaaaaattcaTCTTGAAAAACGCTCGATTATatattcaaaaacaaaaatatgataTTGGAATTTCCCTATGGGCCTGGAGGCATCCTGTTGCCCATTTGTATGGAAAGCCTTCTGATATATAGTAATGTTGTGATTTTCTCCTCTCTTTCTATCCATCAACTTATCATAAGGCTTATTGCGCatgcttcattttttttttttttgacgaTACGCACGCTTCATTTTAGTTCAATTCATTCGTACACAAGAGGGACCTTGGTCATGGAACATGGCAAGGGAAAGTGTGTGTCATCGATGAAGAAGGGAGACACGACACCATATCAAGGTAACATTTTTGCACTGTTAGAACCATTCTTTTCCTAAATGATCATCAGCAAGTTTTGCCATTGTTTGACCTTGCAGGGATAACACCACTATAACCGAGGGAGATGCAACCGGTAAAGAAGGTGGAGATCCCATCATGACAGTTCTGATGGAGATTCACACTGTGAGTATATTTGATCACGGAAGGGTGCTGTTTATGCATATGATATCAGGTAGATTTTATGCTACGGTTgttaaaatctaaattatacttttttatattttgggaATATTTTATTAAGTAATATCTTGTtaatattgttttaattttcgtaactttttttttttttggaacacTTTGGACACTATGGCACCGCAGCTACAGTGGCATTATCTTTTACGATGAGTTTGGGTTATGTGCAGGTTATTCTGAATGAAATTAAGGTCATCAACAGCATTCTCGAAACTCAGATTGAGCAGATTAAAGAACTTACTCAGATGGTGGCTACTCAAACGAGGGTCCTGGAGGAAATGACGAAAACTGTAAACTCTACTCGCGTTGAGGCACAGGAGCAGAATGTTACTATGACAACCACAACTTGTGGGTCAACGAAGGAGAACAAAACAGCAAGAAGGCAACAAACATCAGAGTCACTGAATGATGTTAGGCAAAAGGAAGATGGCTCGCCATTCACCTACTATACCCATGTTATTGGATACACGAATTCCACACAGATGCCAGATGTGAGTTCATCTCAAGTACACTCTCTACtttttgtctaatttatttttttaaagccAATATTTTTGGGAAAGTCTTGTCTAAGAagtatgtttttatttgttccaatattttgaaatttggcTTCACTATAACGCATGAATAGCAACCTTGTCCTCTTGTTGGCTTACATTTCAGGGAGATATTGGTTCCAAATGATTATTGCAAAGTTTATCGACAAGCTTTGCGGACCCTATGTCCTGGACAAGAAGTGGTTGATGATGTAAGTGCAAAAAACCTTAATTTAATACTATTACTAGCCTTTTTCCATAGATGCCATAAACTCAAGCTAAGTAAATTAAACCCTGTTTCAAATCCCCTATAAGGTAGGTGCTCAACCTAGTTGCCTTCATGATGACTAAAGAGAAACGTGGAAGCAAGTGGTTTCTGCCTACTACATTTGCTATCAGTTAATTATCTATATTCCATGCTGGTTGTGCGCAATGTATTGGAAGGTTTATTGTTGATTACTTCATATCATGTTAAATTGAAAAATGTTTCAGCAATTGGCCGTAAACCCCACAAGCTATTGTAAGAAAACACGAGTTTATAAAGACCAACTTCATGGGATATGCCGATCATATCACTCACATATATGTTCCCCTCAATAAAGATTGTCATTGGTATTTGATGGTGGTTGATTTCACCAACAGCAAGTTAGTATACCTGGACTCCGCAAAGGTTCCATTGGAGCACGATGATATATAGGGTTGCTCAAATGAGAAACGTTTGTAAGCCGTAAACAAATGATTATTAATGTGTAGTCTATGTTAaggaataataattttaaaagaaaaaaatcacataTTTTGTTTGAAGGCTTTCTTCATTGAGACCCTCTTGGCTAACCCAAAAATGTACGATGAGAAGAAAAAGTTCTTTCTTTCCACCCCTTCACCTACGACATCAAGGAGCCCACCATTGGCCAACAAGCAAGAGATTCGTAAGTTTGTTACCGTTTGCAATGCTGATTGGCGCCTTCTGTTTCAAGAAGCCATTGTGGTGACACTCCCTCGAATCCGCTTAGATCATCATCCAATTCTCATCAAGTGCAAAGATAACCACCAATCCATTAGGAACAAGCCTTTTCGTTTTGAATATATGTGGATGCAACACAAGgatttttcttccttcttgaaTGAAAATTGGCACAAGGACCAGCCTTTAGCTCATTCTATCCAAAATTTTGTAGATAAAGTAAAGGACTAGAATCATCAGACATTTGGCCATATTTTCCATCAAAAACGGTCGGTGCTTAGTAGATTGAGAGGCTTACAAAATTTCCCAAAATATGGGAGAAGTGAATTCCTAGACAGCCTTAAAGAAGAACTCAACAAAGAATTAGAGGCTATTCTGTATAAGGAGCAATTTTTTTGGCTCCAAAAATCTAGAGAAACTTGGATGGTAGAAAGTGACTGTAATACCAAATATTAtcatacaaaaattattattaggaGACGCCGCAACAAGATCCTCAAACTTCGTAGACCTAGCGGGGAGTGGATTGATAATCAGAAGGACCTCAAGACTCACGTTATCCTTCATTTTCAAAGTCGCTTCCAGGAACTTAACTGCAATAGAAACTGTGCTATTGATACTAACAACTTTTACCCCCCTCTAGAGGAAGACAACATTCCCAAACTGAGAGCTTGTGTCACGCCTAAGGAAATTGAATAAGCGGTCCTTGTAATGGGATCTCTAAAAGCTTCGGGGGATGATGGACTCCATGCGAGTTTCTACAAAGAAAACTGGGCCATTGTTGGAAATAGCCTGAAAGAGTTTGTCATGCATAGTTGGCAAGTCCCTAAAGCTATAGCTGATGTGAACAACACCCTCCTTGCTCTTGTGCCAAAAATAAACCAACCTGAATTTGTTAACCAACTCAGACCCATTGCTTTATGCAATGTGTTATACaaaacaactacaaaaatcATAGCCAGTCGAATCAAACCCATTCTTGACAATAGAATTTCACTGGCTCAATCCAGCTTTATTTCTGGGAGGAGGATCCAAGATAATATCATTGTTGCACAAAAAATCACCCATTCTATGAGGAAAAAATAAGGTAAAAAGGGCTACATGGCCATCAAGATTGATCTTGAAAAAGCCTATGATCACCTTAGCTGGGCCTTTATTGAGCAATGCTTAACAGACTTCTCCCTTCCCCtggaaataattaaaattgtcATGCAATGCATCTGTACCACTAGCTTTCAGGTGCTGTGGTCTGTGAAAAGGAGAAGTAACAAAAATGTTCTTTCCTTCCTATGGCATTAGACAGGGAGACCCGCTTTCGCCCTATATTTTTGTGATATATTTAGACAGACTTTCTCATTTTATAGAAGATATGGTTATGAATGTCAAGTGGAAGCCCTTTTCTCTGGGAAGGGGTGGGCTAACTATTTCCCACTTGATGTTGCCTGATGATCTTATGTTGTTTTCAGAAGCAAGCTATGAACAAATGAACATCATCAAAAATTGTTTGAATACCTTCTGTGAAGCCTATGGACAGATTGTCAATTCCCAAAAAACCCAGGTATATTTTTCCAGGAAAGTTCCTGAAAGCACCCGAAGAGAGATAATTCAGCTTGCAGGGTTTGAAGAAACAAAGGAAATAGGAAGATACCTTGGGGCATATATAATGGAAGGTCGAGATAGAAAGATGAAGTATGGGCATATTCTGAAAAAAGTTCAGAACAAATTGAAGGGATGGAAGCAAAAATGTCTTTCAATGGCTGGACGAGTAGTACTTGCACAATCTGCCATTACTCCTATAACATATTTCACGATGCAACATAGCAAAATTCCAAAGGATATTtgcaataaaatagaaaaatttcaGCGGAGCTTTATCTGGTGATCGAATGACTAACAAAAAAAAGGCTCACCTTGTCAATTGGAGTACTATTGTTTACCAAAAGAAGCTAGAGGCTTAGGCTTCAAAAGACTGGATTTGATGAACTCGGCATTTCTGATGAAGCTGTGTTGAGACCTGATTAATAATCCAAACTCTCTATGGGCCAAGATTCTTTAGGGAAAATATGGAAACATGAAAGAAAGCATTTCAGGTGGTAGTTCAAGCCTCTGGAAAGCCTTGCATAGACTTTGGCCTCAAATACAGAAAGGAGTGATCTATAAAATAGGCAATGGCCAAAACACAAAGTTCTAGACTGATTCCTGGCTCCATAAGGATGGCTGCCTTCTTGATTACAAGGATCCAAACACTAATATTGATGGAATCAATGCCGGGTGAGTGATTTTGTAGATGACAAAGGTGAATGGAGATATGATGAACTTAAACATTGagtaacaaaagaaagcttTCTTCAAATTGTTGCTATGCCTGCTCCTAGGAGAACGGATCCTTCCGATAGTATAGGTTGGAAGCATTCTCCGGATGGTCGGTTTTCTATAAAATCAGCTTATCGAAATCTCTCTCAACACCCCGTCGGCCACGAGAAGGTTTGGCAGAAAATCTAGTCTTGGAAAGGAccggaaaaaataaaatttttcatatagCAAGCCACACATGATAGATTGCTCACAAATGATAAGAGACACAGATGGTATGGGGTCTCACCTATGTGCCAACACTGTCAAAACCACATTGAGAATACTATTCATGTCCTCCGGGATTGCCGAAGGGCAAAATCGATTTGGGATAAGCTGGTTAAGCCGAATGCAATGAATCTGTTCTACAACCAACCTGTCAAAGATTGGATATACACTTGTCTAGAGTTGAACTTGGGGAGATCTGGGCAGACTCAATAGAGGAA encodes the following:
- the LOC110274998 gene encoding uncharacterized protein LOC110274998, whose protein sequence is MTVLMEIHTVSIFDHGRVLFMHMISATVALSFTMSLGYVQVILNEIKVINSILETQIEQIKELTQMVATQTRVLEEMTKTVNSTRVEAQEQNVTMTTTTCGSTKENKTARRQQTSESLNDVRQKEDGSPFTYYTHVIGYTNSTQMPDGDIGSK